The following are from one region of the Segatella oris genome:
- the serB gene encoding phosphoserine phosphatase SerB, with protein MENIEGKEEQILIRITGQDRPGLTAAVMGILARYNARILDIGQADIHSTLSLGILIRIDDTHSGQVMKELLFKAEELNVNIGFAPISDDEYESWVDHQGKNRYILTVIGRSLSAKQIAAATKIIAEQGLNIDFIRRMTGRMSIKHPERNVRACIEFSLRGTPKDRELMQSKLMHLASEQEIDFSFQRDDMYRRMRRLICFDMDSTLIQTECIDELAARAGVGDKVKAITERAMRGEIDFKESFTERVALLKGLDVSVMQDIAEHMPITEGADRLMSVLKRCGYKIAILSGGFTFFGEQLRRRYGIDYVYANELEIDENGKLTGRYVGDIVDGKRKAELLKLIAQVEQVNLAQTIAVGDGANDLPMIAEAGLGIAFHAKPRVKATAQQSINNIGLDGVLYFLGFKDSYLGEQGKL; from the coding sequence ATGGAAAATATAGAAGGAAAAGAAGAACAGATACTTATTCGCATCACAGGACAGGACCGTCCGGGCCTCACTGCAGCCGTCATGGGAATTCTGGCACGCTATAATGCCCGCATTTTAGATATCGGTCAGGCCGACATTCACAGCACCTTGTCGCTCGGAATACTTATCCGCATTGATGATACGCACTCTGGTCAGGTGATGAAAGAATTGCTGTTCAAGGCCGAGGAACTGAATGTGAACATCGGATTTGCACCGATTTCTGACGATGAATATGAGTCATGGGTCGATCATCAGGGCAAGAACCGCTACATTCTGACCGTGATTGGTCGCTCGCTTTCAGCCAAACAGATTGCTGCTGCAACAAAGATTATTGCTGAACAGGGACTGAACATCGACTTTATTCGAAGGATGACAGGTCGCATGAGCATCAAGCATCCTGAACGGAATGTGCGTGCCTGCATTGAATTCTCACTGCGCGGAACTCCGAAAGACCGTGAACTGATGCAGTCAAAACTGATGCATTTGGCTTCAGAACAGGAGATAGACTTTTCTTTCCAGCGTGATGATATGTATCGACGCATGCGCCGTCTCATCTGCTTTGATATGGACTCGACGCTCATTCAGACAGAATGTATTGATGAACTGGCAGCTCGTGCCGGAGTGGGGGATAAGGTGAAAGCTATCACAGAGCGTGCCATGCGTGGCGAGATTGATTTCAAGGAGAGTTTCACGGAGCGTGTGGCATTGCTCAAAGGACTTGATGTCAGCGTGATGCAAGATATTGCAGAGCACATGCCTATCACCGAAGGAGCCGACCGATTGATGTCAGTATTGAAGCGATGTGGATATAAGATTGCCATTCTTAGTGGTGGATTTACCTTCTTCGGAGAACAGCTCCGGCGTCGCTATGGCATTGACTATGTCTACGCAAATGAACTTGAAATTGATGAGAATGGTAAGCTGACAGGGCGCTATGTGGGTGATATTGTCGACGGAAAACGCAAGGCTGAACTCCTGAAACTCATTGCTCAAGTTGAACAGGTGAACCTTGCACAGACCATTGCTGTGGGAGACGGTGCCAACGATTTGCCGATGATAGCAGAAGCCGGATTAGGGATTGCATTCCATGCAAAGCCTCGTGTGAAGGCAACGGCACAGCAGTCTATCAACAACATCGGCTTGGATGGTGTGCTCTATTTCCTTGGGTTTAAGGACAGTTATTTGGGAGAGCAAGGGAAACTGTAG
- a CDS encoding RagB/SusD family nutrient uptake outer membrane protein, producing the protein MKHIKITTLLVVTVSMFASCDFLNTSESTYYDRSELLYDPSKVTQLCTEVYSYLPNGLEGIGGAMHDAATDDAIHINNTAAIQRFVNGSWSPNYVVDDVFAHYYKAIHDANFYLENCLGLTFEDWKYTDGFQDTYTSYLNYQYEVRCLRAFYYFELVRRYGNIPLITKTLTKEDAKKAEPISAENVLRFVIDECTDVAQHLPVKTTTLPGGAANMQRVSKGVALALKSRATLYLASPLFNTSGDVAKWEAAATAAFDVIRQASAFGYALDDDYKNLFGATNNQSAEVILCRPEGKTTHFESANYPIGVEKGLGYTCPTENLVSAYEMSDGSSFDWNNPVQAANPYKNRDPRLQMTVVFNGMQWPAKTPVETYHGGRNGQPLLNATTTGYYLKKYLNNKVIFEAGKNTNSFDHNWILFRYAEILLNYAEAMAEAYGPDQVVSPFTMSAREAVNLVRSRKNVKMPKFPTGMSKADFLARLRNERRVELAFEGYRFWDLRRWKALGDMKDIYKVNIEKRADGTLTFAKEKLCTYEITDKMYFYPISNAERYKNTNLKQNPGWGE; encoded by the coding sequence ATGAAACATATTAAAATCACAACACTGCTTGTCGTTACTGTCAGTATGTTTGCCAGCTGTGACTTTCTGAATACTTCGGAGTCAACATATTACGACCGTAGCGAACTGTTATACGACCCTTCAAAGGTTACACAGTTGTGCACCGAGGTCTATAGTTACTTGCCCAATGGATTGGAAGGCATTGGAGGTGCCATGCATGATGCTGCTACCGACGATGCCATTCATATCAACAACACGGCTGCTATCCAGCGTTTTGTCAATGGAAGTTGGTCGCCCAACTATGTCGTTGATGATGTTTTTGCCCATTACTACAAGGCAATTCACGACGCAAACTTCTATTTGGAAAACTGTCTGGGCCTCACTTTTGAGGATTGGAAATATACAGATGGCTTCCAAGATACCTATACAAGCTATCTCAATTACCAGTATGAAGTGAGATGTCTGCGTGCTTTCTACTACTTTGAATTAGTCAGACGTTATGGCAATATCCCGCTGATTACAAAGACACTCACCAAGGAAGATGCAAAAAAGGCAGAGCCTATTTCGGCAGAAAATGTGCTTCGTTTCGTCATTGATGAATGTACCGATGTGGCTCAACATCTTCCTGTAAAGACAACAACACTCCCCGGAGGAGCTGCCAATATGCAGCGTGTCAGCAAGGGAGTAGCATTGGCTTTGAAATCAAGAGCAACGCTCTACCTTGCCAGTCCGCTTTTCAATACCTCGGGAGATGTTGCAAAATGGGAGGCAGCTGCCACTGCCGCATTTGATGTTATCCGTCAGGCTTCAGCCTTTGGCTATGCCCTTGACGATGATTACAAGAACCTTTTCGGCGCCACCAACAATCAAAGTGCAGAGGTTATCCTTTGCCGTCCCGAGGGAAAGACCACGCACTTTGAGTCTGCCAACTATCCTATTGGAGTTGAAAAAGGGTTAGGTTATACCTGTCCGACAGAGAATTTAGTCAGCGCTTACGAAATGTCAGACGGCAGTTCGTTTGATTGGAACAATCCGGTACAGGCAGCTAATCCCTACAAGAACCGTGACCCACGTCTTCAAATGACTGTTGTGTTCAACGGAATGCAGTGGCCTGCGAAAACACCCGTAGAGACTTATCATGGCGGACGTAACGGACAACCACTTCTCAATGCGACAACAACAGGGTATTATCTGAAGAAATATCTCAATAACAAGGTGATATTTGAGGCTGGAAAGAATACAAACAGCTTCGATCACAACTGGATATTGTTCAGATATGCCGAGATATTGCTGAATTATGCAGAAGCAATGGCCGAGGCCTATGGCCCAGACCAGGTGGTAAGTCCGTTCACAATGAGTGCACGCGAGGCCGTAAACCTTGTCCGTTCCCGCAAGAATGTGAAGATGCCTAAATTCCCGACAGGAATGTCAAAGGCCGATTTCCTTGCCCGTTTACGCAATGAACGACGCGTGGAATTGGCTTTCGAGGGATATCGTTTCTGGGATTTGCGTCGCTGGAAAGCCCTTGGTGACATGAAGGATATCTATAAAGTGAATATCGAAAAGCGGGCTGATGGCACGCTGACTTTCGCAAAAGAAAAGCTCTGCACGTATGAGATAACCGACAAGATGTATTTCTATCCCATCTCGAATGCAGAACGCTATAAGAACACTAACTTGAAACAAAATCCCGGTTGGGGTGAGTAA
- a CDS encoding helix-turn-helix transcriptional regulator has protein sequence MGNFIERLQYYMSQSGINDNQMTVTAGLSVGLLGKAKNGGKGLSSVSIEKILLAYDDINPDWLLTGRGPMLKTKGSNQSCSVAEDTIPDHKDKKNKAIYPKKQEENSITEALLSEPSVSYTPSKGAPYYDVDFLGGFDLTFNNQTINPEYNIDFKPFNKPGVTWVNITGHSMEPKINHGDIIALKECRLEDVQYGEIYAVVLDTIRTVKILRKSNDPNRMRYVPINEENYDEQEYDNSRILRIFEVLGNISRFM, from the coding sequence ATGGGAAATTTTATAGAAAGACTTCAATACTATATGTCGCAAAGCGGTATCAATGACAATCAAATGACTGTCACTGCGGGCTTGTCTGTCGGACTTTTAGGCAAGGCTAAAAATGGAGGGAAAGGTCTAAGCTCTGTAAGTATTGAAAAAATTCTATTAGCATACGATGATATTAATCCAGACTGGTTGCTAACAGGTCGCGGTCCTATGCTCAAAACGAAAGGTAGTAACCAATCATGCAGTGTAGCTGAAGACACAATTCCCGACCATAAAGATAAGAAAAATAAGGCTATTTACCCCAAAAAACAAGAAGAAAATTCTATAACGGAGGCACTTCTTTCTGAACCCTCCGTTTCATACACTCCCAGTAAAGGTGCACCATACTATGATGTGGACTTCCTTGGAGGCTTTGACCTTACATTTAATAATCAGACTATCAATCCTGAATACAACATCGATTTCAAGCCATTCAACAAGCCGGGGGTCACCTGGGTGAACATCACGGGTCATTCAATGGAACCTAAAATCAACCATGGAGATATCATTGCGCTCAAGGAATGCCGACTTGAGGATGTGCAATACGGCGAGATCTATGCCGTTGTCCTCGATACTATTCGCACCGTCAAGATACTTCGCAAGTCCAATGACCCGAACAGAATGCGTTACGTGCCCATCAACGAGGAGAACTACGATGAGCAGGAGTACGACAATTCCCGTATTCTCCGCATCTTCGAAGTACTCGGTAACATAAGCCGATTTATGTAA
- the mnmA gene encoding tRNA 2-thiouridine(34) synthase MnmA, with amino-acid sequence MINYDEIKDKRIALLLSGGVDSSVVLYEMVSHGLHPDCFYIMIGPEEKEEWDCTSEEDLEMATALTNRFGCQLKVIDCHKEYWSQVTRYTMDKVKAGFTPNPDVMCNRLIKFGAFDEKIGHDYDLIATGHYAQTEWIEGRKWLTTSPDPVKDQTDFLAQIYGWQLRKAIFPIGHFEKNEVREIAEREHLINAKRRDSQGICFLGNIDYNEYVRRYLGESVGDVIELETGKKIGEHKGLWFHTIGQRKGLGFGGGPWFVVKKDVERNILYVSHGYDPEMAYKQDFKIHDFHATTYCPEGTALPELPERITFKIRHTPEYLPATLERTGENTYVIHADNKIHGVAPGQFCVVYDAQHHYCYGSGEITL; translated from the coding sequence ATGATAAATTATGATGAAATAAAGGACAAGCGGATAGCACTTCTTCTTTCGGGAGGTGTCGACAGCAGTGTGGTGCTTTACGAGATGGTGAGCCATGGTTTGCATCCCGATTGCTTCTACATCATGATTGGTCCCGAGGAGAAAGAAGAGTGGGATTGCACGAGTGAAGAAGACTTGGAAATGGCAACGGCTTTGACAAATCGCTTCGGTTGTCAGTTGAAAGTGATTGATTGCCACAAGGAATACTGGTCTCAAGTGACGCGATACACTATGGATAAGGTGAAAGCCGGCTTCACACCAAACCCTGATGTCATGTGCAATCGGCTCATCAAGTTTGGTGCTTTCGATGAGAAGATAGGCCACGATTACGACCTCATTGCTACCGGACATTATGCACAGACCGAATGGATTGAGGGGCGAAAGTGGCTCACGACAAGTCCTGACCCGGTTAAAGATCAGACTGATTTCTTGGCACAAATCTATGGCTGGCAACTGAGAAAGGCCATCTTCCCAATAGGACATTTCGAAAAGAATGAAGTGCGCGAGATAGCCGAAAGAGAACATCTTATCAATGCAAAGCGCCGTGACAGTCAGGGCATCTGCTTCTTGGGAAACATTGACTACAATGAATATGTGCGTCGTTATTTAGGCGAAAGCGTGGGTGATGTCATTGAATTGGAGACAGGAAAGAAGATAGGTGAGCACAAAGGACTGTGGTTTCACACGATTGGTCAGCGTAAGGGACTTGGCTTTGGCGGTGGTCCTTGGTTTGTGGTTAAAAAGGATGTGGAGCGTAATATCCTGTATGTCAGCCATGGTTATGACCCTGAAATGGCGTATAAGCAAGACTTCAAGATACATGATTTCCATGCCACGACCTATTGTCCAGAGGGAACAGCGTTGCCCGAATTGCCCGAACGCATTACGTTCAAGATACGTCATACTCCCGAATATCTGCCTGCAACGCTTGAAAGAACAGGTGAAAACACCTATGTTATTCATGCTGACAACAAGATACATGGTGTGGCTCCGGGACAGTTCTGCGTGGTCTATGACGCACAGCACCATTATTGTTACGGTTCGGGAGAGATTACTTTATGA
- a CDS encoding YitT family protein encodes MKKIDRKLVRGCYDYLIIALAMVVGSLGWVVFLLPHKITIGGLPGISSVVFWATGIHVQYTYLGINILLLAAALKVLGLKFCVKTIYAVSVFTLFTTLWQGVVGDKVMFSKEPFLACVVGGLLLGLSTGFSLLRNGSTGGSDVIAAIVHKYKDISLGHIILMCDLCVITSSYLVIGSWEKVIYGYIVLFVMSYTVDHVINGFRRSVQFFVISEKYQEIGRLINNEANRGCTVIDAHGFYTGKKMGMLFIIAKQNESHNIFRIIDDVDPEAFVSQSAVSGVYGLGFDRMKVGKKHLSKMNKV; translated from the coding sequence ATGAAAAAAATAGACAGGAAACTGGTTCGCGGTTGCTATGATTATCTTATCATTGCGTTGGCAATGGTCGTGGGAAGTCTGGGCTGGGTGGTCTTTCTTTTACCTCACAAGATTACCATTGGAGGCCTGCCCGGTATATCGTCTGTGGTGTTTTGGGCCACGGGTATCCACGTTCAGTACACCTATCTGGGTATCAACATATTGCTGTTGGCAGCTGCACTCAAGGTGTTGGGGCTTAAATTCTGTGTCAAGACCATATATGCAGTGAGTGTCTTTACATTGTTTACTACGCTTTGGCAAGGTGTAGTGGGCGATAAGGTGATGTTCAGTAAGGAGCCGTTTCTGGCCTGCGTAGTGGGTGGTTTGCTGCTGGGTTTGAGCACAGGTTTCAGCCTTTTGCGCAATGGAAGCACGGGAGGTTCGGATGTCATTGCAGCCATAGTGCATAAGTATAAAGACATATCTTTGGGGCATATCATACTCATGTGCGACCTCTGTGTCATTACATCCAGCTACTTGGTTATAGGCAGTTGGGAGAAAGTCATCTATGGTTATATCGTGCTTTTCGTAATGTCTTATACGGTAGACCACGTCATCAATGGTTTTCGTCGATCGGTACAATTCTTCGTGATTTCAGAGAAATATCAGGAGATCGGACGCCTGATTAACAATGAGGCTAACCGTGGTTGCACGGTGATTGATGCGCATGGCTTCTACACGGGCAAGAAGATGGGAATGCTTTTCATTATTGCCAAGCAGAATGAAAGCCACAACATATTTAGGATTATCGATGATGTAGACCCTGAAGCCTTCGTCAGTCAGAGTGCCGTTTCAGGCGTTTATGGCTTAGGTTTCGACCGCATGAAAGTGGGAAAGAAGCATTTAAGTAAAATGAATAAAGTTTGA
- a CDS encoding L-lactate permease, which yields MSAILSVIPVILLFVLMLGLKLAGHKSAVITLCVTIILALVAAPQLGMLPDAFKASGIFEVVGWSIVEGMLKAVFPILIIILMAIYSYNILVESRQIEVIKRQFTAITSDKGILVLMLVWGFGGLLEGMAGFGTAVAIPAAILIGLGFKPMFSALVALIGNTVATGFGAVGVPVTTLCNEVAPGGAAPVEAICETSSFAVIQLAPLFILLPFIILTLTDRKAIVKNIILSLWVGGISVVVQYLCAHFLGSETPAIIGSVAAILAILLYVKLFDRKGREGLPTARYSLGETFKAWSVYLFILLLILVSGALCPPVNDFLKSHLVSKVAIPVIGSTFKFGWISNAGLMLFLGATIGGLIQGLSFGRMMRILARTTVNLKNTIITIICLISLASVMNYSGMISAIASGLVAITGGFYPFFAPLIGAVGTFVTGSDTSSNILFAKLQANVAGQLGLTGHSTFYGVPGTETNWLVAANTTGATGGKMISPQSIAIATAACDMQGRDGEILRSALPYAIGYIALGGLMVFLGL from the coding sequence ATGTCTGCAATTCTTTCTGTCATTCCTGTTATCCTGCTGTTCGTTCTGATGCTCGGACTGAAGTTGGCAGGCCATAAAAGTGCCGTCATCACGCTGTGCGTCACGATTATTCTGGCGCTTGTGGCTGCCCCACAACTCGGCATGTTGCCTGACGCTTTCAAGGCTTCGGGCATCTTTGAAGTAGTGGGGTGGAGCATTGTTGAGGGCATGCTCAAAGCCGTTTTCCCCATTCTCATCATCATTCTGATGGCTATCTACAGCTATAATATCCTTGTGGAAAGTAGGCAGATAGAGGTCATTAAGCGGCAATTCACCGCTATCACGAGCGACAAGGGCATTCTTGTCTTGATGCTTGTCTGGGGCTTTGGCGGATTGTTGGAGGGCATGGCAGGTTTCGGAACGGCTGTAGCCATTCCTGCAGCCATATTGATTGGCCTGGGTTTCAAGCCTATGTTCTCGGCGCTTGTGGCTTTAATCGGCAACACGGTAGCCACGGGTTTCGGTGCTGTTGGTGTGCCGGTGACGACCCTGTGCAATGAGGTAGCACCGGGAGGGGCAGCTCCTGTTGAGGCCATTTGCGAAACATCGTCGTTTGCCGTCATTCAGTTGGCACCGCTTTTTATCCTGCTGCCGTTTATCATTCTGACGCTGACCGACCGCAAAGCCATTGTGAAAAACATCATACTTTCACTCTGGGTGGGTGGCATTTCAGTTGTCGTGCAGTATCTTTGTGCCCATTTCTTGGGTTCTGAAACGCCTGCAATCATCGGCTCTGTGGCAGCTATTCTCGCCATACTTCTCTATGTAAAGCTCTTCGACCGCAAGGGACGTGAGGGCTTGCCGACTGCGCGTTATTCGTTGGGTGAGACCTTCAAGGCATGGAGTGTCTATCTCTTTATCTTGCTTCTCATTTTAGTTTCGGGTGCACTCTGCCCACCGGTAAACGATTTTCTGAAATCACATCTCGTTTCAAAAGTTGCCATTCCCGTTATCGGTTCAACGTTTAAGTTTGGTTGGATAAGCAATGCGGGACTCATGTTGTTCCTTGGAGCCACGATAGGTGGATTGATACAAGGACTCTCTTTCGGTCGGATGATGCGGATATTAGCCCGAACAACAGTCAATTTGAAGAACACTATCATCACGATTATCTGCTTGATTTCGTTGGCATCGGTCATGAACTACAGCGGTATGATCAGTGCTATCGCTTCGGGACTTGTTGCGATTACGGGTGGTTTCTATCCCTTCTTTGCTCCGCTTATTGGTGCTGTCGGTACGTTTGTCACGGGTTCTGACACCTCTTCGAATATTCTCTTTGCCAAATTGCAGGCCAATGTTGCAGGGCAGTTAGGTTTGACGGGGCACTCCACTTTCTACGGAGTGCCGGGCACGGAGACCAATTGGCTTGTGGCTGCCAATACGACTGGTGCCACAGGAGGCAAGATGATAAGTCCTCAGAGCATAGCCATTGCCACGGCAGCCTGCGATATGCAGGGCAGGGATGGGGAGATATTGCGTTCTGCTTTGCCTTATGCTATCGGGTATATAGCCTTGGGTGGACTGATGGTTTTCCTTGGATTGTAA
- a CDS encoding formate--tetrahydrofolate ligase: MKTELEIARECQLQSIERIAEKIDIPTEELENYGKYIAKVPLKLIDEKRVKKSNLILVTAISPTKAGIGKTTVSIGLSMAMNRLGHKSVLALREPSLGPCFGMKGGATGGGYAQVLPMDRINLHFTGDFHAITSAHNMIAALLDNYLYQHHEEGFALKDVLWRRVLDVNDRNLRCITTGLGAKTNGLLSESGFDITPASEIMAILCLATDEEDLRRRIDNVLLGITLDDNPFCVKDLGIGGAMTVLLRDALNPNLVQTIEGTAAFIHGGPFANIAHGCNSILATKMAMSFGDYVVTEAGFGADLGAEKFLDIKCRKAGIQPRLTVLVATIMGLKMHGGMQVGDPENGCCEHIRKGLENLDRHIANMQHMGQRVIVTLNRFGNDTEEEITVVSEHCEKLGIGFAVNEAYMKGSEGCMDLAQLAIDEIAAHPSEDIAYCYTDEANVKDKITAVAKQVYGAKQVVFKKQALEMLERIAKWNLERYPVCIAKTQYSLSDDAKRHGVPKDFTFTIRDLVINMGAEMIVAIAGDIMRMPGLPRHPQAERIDIQDGLLIGLE, translated from the coding sequence ATGAAAACCGAACTTGAAATAGCCCGCGAATGTCAGTTGCAATCCATTGAAAGGATTGCTGAAAAGATTGATATTCCCACAGAAGAACTCGAAAACTATGGTAAATACATTGCTAAAGTACCCCTTAAACTCATTGATGAAAAGCGCGTCAAGAAGAGCAATCTCATTCTTGTGACAGCTATAAGTCCGACAAAAGCCGGCATCGGAAAGACCACCGTCAGCATCGGATTGTCAATGGCGATGAACCGATTGGGGCATAAATCCGTGTTGGCATTGCGCGAACCTTCACTTGGCCCGTGCTTCGGAATGAAAGGCGGTGCCACAGGAGGAGGCTATGCACAGGTGCTGCCCATGGACAGAATAAACCTTCATTTCACAGGCGATTTCCATGCAATTACATCGGCTCACAATATGATTGCAGCCCTACTCGACAACTATCTCTATCAGCACCATGAAGAAGGTTTTGCACTTAAGGATGTGCTCTGGCGCCGTGTGCTTGATGTGAACGACCGAAATCTACGCTGTATCACAACCGGTCTGGGGGCAAAAACCAACGGGCTGCTCAGCGAAAGCGGTTTTGACATCACGCCGGCCAGTGAGATTATGGCCATTCTTTGCCTCGCCACAGACGAAGAAGACCTACGCCGACGCATCGATAATGTCTTATTAGGCATCACTCTTGACGACAACCCCTTCTGCGTGAAAGACCTCGGCATAGGCGGAGCCATGACAGTTTTGCTGCGGGATGCACTCAATCCGAACCTCGTTCAGACCATTGAAGGCACGGCGGCCTTTATCCATGGCGGCCCGTTTGCCAACATTGCACACGGCTGCAACAGTATTCTGGCCACGAAAATGGCCATGAGCTTTGGCGATTATGTCGTGACAGAAGCAGGCTTTGGGGCCGATCTTGGGGCTGAAAAGTTCTTGGATATCAAATGCCGTAAAGCAGGAATACAACCGCGACTCACGGTATTAGTGGCCACAATCATGGGGCTGAAGATGCATGGCGGCATGCAGGTGGGCGACCCGGAGAACGGCTGTTGCGAGCATATCCGTAAGGGATTGGAAAATTTAGACAGACACATTGCCAACATGCAACACATGGGACAGCGCGTCATCGTGACCCTGAACCGCTTCGGCAATGACACAGAAGAAGAGATTACTGTCGTCAGTGAACATTGCGAGAAGTTAGGAATTGGCTTCGCCGTAAACGAGGCTTACATGAAAGGAAGCGAGGGTTGCATGGATTTGGCACAGCTTGCCATCGACGAAATTGCAGCTCATCCTTCAGAAGACATCGCTTATTGCTATACAGATGAAGCCAACGTGAAGGATAAGATTACGGCCGTGGCCAAGCAAGTCTATGGTGCCAAGCAGGTAGTTTTCAAGAAACAGGCATTGGAAATGCTTGAGCGCATTGCCAAATGGAACCTTGAACGCTACCCTGTCTGCATTGCCAAGACCCAATATTCATTGAGTGATGACGCTAAACGGCACGGCGTTCCCAAGGATTTTACTTTCACTATTCGCGACCTTGTCATCAATATGGGCGCCGAAATGATTGTGGCTATCGCGGGCGATATCATGCGCATGCCAGGACTTCCACGCCATCCACAAGCAGAAAGGATTGACATTCAAGACGGACTGCTGATTGGTTTGGAATAA